The Halomonas denitrificans genome window below encodes:
- the rnpA gene encoding ribonuclease P protein component, producing the protein MPNDLRLPRDARLTGARAFDRVFASRKARSGRYFRIHYLVPDVPGASARLGMTVSRRVARNAVERNRVRRQIRESFRLQRPGLAALDFVVRALPGAAAIDNAELRQSLNDLWSRFHA; encoded by the coding sequence ATGCCGAATGATCTGCGCCTGCCCCGGGACGCCCGGCTGACCGGGGCCCGGGCCTTTGACCGGGTCTTCGCCTCGCGCAAGGCACGGTCGGGCCGCTACTTCCGAATCCATTACCTCGTCCCGGACGTCCCGGGCGCGTCCGCGCGCCTGGGGATGACCGTGTCGCGCCGCGTGGCGCGCAACGCGGTTGAACGCAACCGCGTACGCCGCCAGATACGGGAGTCGTTCCGGCTGCAGCGACCCGGACTTGCCGCGCTGGACTTCGTGGTCCGGGCATTGCCCGGCGCAGCCGCCATCGACAACGCAGAACTTCGACAATCACTGAACGACCTCTGGAGCCGTTTCCACGCATGA
- the rpmH gene encoding 50S ribosomal protein L34 produces MKRTFQPSRIKRARRHGFRARMATRSGRAIINARRARGRKRLSA; encoded by the coding sequence ATGAAGCGTACTTTCCAGCCCAGCCGGATCAAGCGTGCCCGTCGGCACGGCTTCCGCGCACGCATGGCGACCCGCTCGGGTCGGGCCATCATCAACGCCCGTCGCGCCCGCGGCCGCAAGCGCCTGTCCGCCTAA